DNA from Leucobacter aridicollis:
CGCGGTCAGTGCGGCTGCCCTGCAGGATTCGCATCATCGCCGCGTCGTCAGGGTAGCCAATGGAGGTCTTGATCATGAAGCGGTCGAGCTGCGCTTCCGGAAGACGGTAGGTGCCCGCTTGCTCGACGGGGTTCTGGGTGGCGATCACGGTGAACGGCGTCCCGACCTCGTGGGTCTTTCCGTCGACCGTGACCTGCCCCTCCTCCATCACCTCGAGCAACGCGGACTGGGTCTTCGGGCTCGCTCGGTTGATCTCGTCGGCGAGCACGACGTGCGCGAAGATCGGTCCGGCGTGAAACTCGAAGGCGCCGTTTCGCTGATCGAAGACAGAGACGCCGGTGACGTCACCCGGCAGGAGGTCCGGCGTGAACTGGATGCGCGATGACGTCCCCTGGATGACCTGGCCGAGAGCGCGCGACAGGGCGGTCTTGCCAGTGCCTGGGACGTCCTCGAGCAGCACGTGTCCGCCCGCGAGCACTGTCGACAACACGAGCTCCACGACCCGCCGTTTGCCGTGGATCGCCTGTTCAATCGAGTCGGCGCACGCCTCGAACACCTGCGCCACCCACTGGGCCTGCTCCGGTGTCAGGGTCGCCGAGTCGGCCTGCCGCTGCGGTGAGGTGTCGGTGCTCATGGGTTCCTTCGGGTCGTGCCTGCTGGGGAAATCTGGCTGATCGGCGCGTGCGCGCGGCTGCTACGGGACCGCACACGCCGCTCCTTGGAACGTTACCGGGTTCCATTGTCCGCCCGGCCATGCGACCTCGACATCGCTGCCAGTGACCGTGAATACCGGCGCGCCTGGCGCGGTCCCCTCGATCTGGAAGCTCGCCGCGGGGTCGGCACCCGCGGGCACGCACTCGACGAGCTGGGTGACGCGGACGCCGGTCGGGCCGGAATCGCGCGGCGTGACCTGCACCTCGGGCGAGCAGCGGCCCGCGGCGGGCGCGCCGACGCACTGTTTGACGGTGAGGGCGCCGGCGATCGGTGCGCGCGTGAGCGTGTCGACGTCGCCGGTGCTGAAGTACAGTCGGGCCGCGCTGTGCGTGCCTGAGAATGTCGGCTGCGCGGCGATGCCGGCGTATTCGCGAACGCGGCCCGTGCCTGTCGCGTCGGGCGCGACGACGTAGCCCTGCGTGAGGACTGGCGCCTCGGGGCTGCCACCCACCCAGACAGAGGAGAGCTGCGCCGTGGTCGTGCCGAAGTCGGTGGTCGCGCACATGACTCCCGAGTACTGCGAGAACCGCGTCAGGCCCGTAAACGTCGGCGACTTCTGGCTGCACCTCGCCGGCCCAGCGCCCTCACGGGCGAGGCCAAACGTGTACTCAATGCCGGGGGCGTGATTCAGACCCCACTCCGCGTACTCGACGGTGGCCGTGCCGGCGCCAGCGGCGTCGGGCACGATCCTGCTTGCCGCGGCGATTGGCGCACCCGCGACCGTGACAACCGCCGTCCCGGCGCTCCCCTGCCCGGAACCAGAGTAGCCCGGCGGGATCTCGCCGTCCTCTGGGATCACGGTGAGCGTCTGCGAGCCAACGGGAAGCTGCTGCACGCTGCGCCTGCCGACCTCGACGGCGGTGTGGTCCCCCGCGGTCAACCTGAATGTGCGTGCGGAGTCCGACCCGGAGATACGGACCTCGACCTTACCCTGCGTCGTGGAGGTGTTCGATGTGTCGCGCACCGGGGTCGCCTCGACCTTCGGCGCAGACGGCGGCGCGTACGCCCACGTCGTCGCGCCGTTCGCGGTGCGGTCGGAGGGGCCAACGCCGTTCACGGCGCGCGCGAAGTAGGTCTGCTGGTTCGCTTTGCCCGGCTGCAGCCCGCTCACCGTGCAGGTCGCGGAGCTGCCCGCGAGCGAGCAGCTCCCGGCGGTCGCCCCGCCGCTCGTCACGAGTTCGACCCCGGACACCGCGGGGTGTGCGGATTGGGGATTCAGCGCAACGCTGAGCGTCACGCTATCGGCGCTCGCCCCGGTCGGTGTCACGCTCGCCGGCGCGCGCGGTACGCCCTGCGCGTCGAGCTCGATGCTGCCCTCGCCGAGCCTGCCCTGCGCGTCGCGCACAGTGAAGCCGACCGTGCACCGGCCGCCGGGGCCGCGATCATCTGCCCAGGCCACAGCAATCCCGGTGTCGCTCGCGCGCCGCACGGTCGCAACGGCGCAGCCAGCGGACGTGACGGTGTCGAGCTTCAGCCCCCCGCCGCGTTTGCCGGCGAACGGGTCGTACTCCCCTGCCGCGCCGATCACGGTTGTCGCGCAGGACGATCCGACGGTGCACCGTAGGTCAACGGTCGCCCCGCGTGGGGTGTCGCGTGGGACCTGGCCGACGCGGAGCACGAGCTGGGAGCGAGACTCCCCGGCCCCCGCGACCGTCACCGTCAGGTTCTCCTGGCTGCCCGGCGTCGCGTCAGCCCGCGCTTCGACCGCCACCGATGCTCCGGAGGCTCGCACGTCGAACATCGAGCTCGATCCGGCAACCGAGAACTTGAGCTTCGACGCGTCGCCTGCCCGGTTCCCCTCCCACCGCACCATGTCCGACAGGTCGATGGACTCGGTCGCGCCGGGCGACACCGTCCGGGTGAGGGGCTCGAGTTTCACGACGGGCTCGCGTGGCACGATCGTCACGGGCACCGGGAGGGAGGTCCAGGTGGACTGGCCGGCGAGGCGGACGTCGATCACGCAGACGTCTGACCACGGCGCCTCGGCCCCCGCCGCGTACTGCAGCGTATCTGGCGAGGTCGCCTCGCACCGGGCGCTCGACCGCCCAACCGGGAAGGCTCCCTGCTTGAGCTCGACCGTGTCGCCCGCCCCGAGATCGACGAGGGCCGGCACGGTCGCCTGCACGGTCTTGTTCTCGTCGACGGAGAGGGGCGACAGCCCCTGCCGCAGCGTGAGCCGCAGGTCATCGAGCGGTGGCACGATGAGGAATCCGTAGCTCGTCACCTTCGTGCCCGCTGCGTCGGTGCCGCTGAGCTTGAACGCGACGAGGTCGCCCCCGGGCTTGTACTCGCCGAGAATCCGGTTGCCCTTGACCGTGTACCCAGGCTTTGCGCCCTCCCAGAGCGAGAGTTTGAGGCCGGCGACGTCGCCCGCGGCCCAGCGCACCTTGTCGGTCACGACGTCGACTCCGCCCCGCGCGAGGTCGTGCCTGTCGCGCACGCTCATGACGGTGTCGGTGACGGAGGGCGCCTGCGACCCGACCCGGTCGGAGGTTTGCACCAGGATGAGCCCGTCTGCGGTGCTCGATGAGGCGCCGGATTTCACCGTGTAGCGGTAGGACACCGTCCCCGGCTCGGCTCCCGGAGCGACCGAGACGCGACCGCGCTTCATCTCCGAGAGATCGATCCGGGCGGCGGCTCGCGCGTAGTCCGGGTGCTTGGATCCGCCGGGTAGGTTCGGCTCGACCGTGAGAATCGAGAGCGAGCCGCCGGCCGGGTCGATGTCGTTGTCGAGGGGCGAGATCGTCACCGGCGCATCCGAGCCGAGCGCCACCCGCACGTAGTCGCTTGAGACGATCGGGGCGCCCGTTTCCTGCTGCGCGGCGACGATGACGCGGATGCGCGCCTCGCCCGACCCGCCCCTGCCATCCTGCACGGCGTAGGTGATCGTGTGCAGGCCAGCCTCGGCGTCGTCGCTGACGGACACGGAGATCGCATTTCCGGCGGGTGTGATTGCCGCCGCGACGTGCGAGTCTTCGCCCTGGCTGACGCCGGTGAGCCGCACGCGGTCGCCATCAGGATCGACGCCCGACAGCGGCACACGGACCTCGGCGACCCCGCCAGGCGACACTCTCGTCGTGAGCTCACGCGGCTGCGGGTTCGAGTTCGACCCCTTCGGGACCACGCGCACGGTCACCGTGCCCGTGTCGCTCGCCTCGGGCGATGACGCGCCATAGGTCGTATAGCGAAGTTCGTAGGTTCCGGCCTTCTCTGGGGCGAGGTACCGCAGCACGCTGCCGGACGCGAACGCGAGCTCACCCCGGGCGCCCGTGCCGGTGATCTCCGGGTGCAGCACGAGCCGCTCGCCCGGGGCGGACACGTCGTTGTCGAGCACCCGAATGTCGACGACGTCGCCGGCGCGCACCGTCGCGGTGTCGGCGACGGCCACGGCGCCGCCGAGGCTCGACTCCGGCACCTGGAAGACCGTGAGCCGCCCGGTCGCCTGCGCCGCGCCCTCCGTGACGACGACGTCTGCGGCGCCAACGCGTCCCGCCGCCCCGTCCTCGGTGCTGCCTGCGACGCGCACCTTCGAGTGGTCGATAACTTCGGCCCGAAGCTGACCGTCTACGACCGTCGCCGACGCGACGGCCAGCGCCCGGGAGCTCGCGTCGGGGATCGCGTCGAGTACCTCGATGGTCGAGTCAGCGAATGGCCGCACGAACGCCCGGAGCGGCGGGAGGGCGAGCGCAGCGCCGCCGTCCGTGGCGGTGACCCGCACGACCCCTGTGAGTTCTGCCCCGGTCCCGACGTCGGTGAGGCCGACCGAGAGGAGCGCCTGGCCTGCGCTTGAAGCGGCAATCTCGACGGTGCCGTCGGCTGGCTTCGCCGTCGCACGAACGCGGTCGCTCCCGCTGAGCACGTTGACGTCGCGCACCACGAATGTGCCGGACCCACCGGACACGCGTGCGAGCAGGTTGAGCGTGGAGACCGACCCGACGCGGGTGCTCACCGCGGTGCCAACAAACTTCGCGACAGCGTTCGGCTGCACCGCGACCTGCAGGTCGCGGTGCGCCTCCGCGCCGTGCGCGTCTCTGACGGTGACCCGCAGCATGATCTCCGAGGCCCCGGCGTTCGGGTCGAGGTGCTTGACCGCGAGCCTGCCGTCGGCGGTCACCATCGCTCGCGCGGGGTCCTCGGGGCGGAGCATCTCGACGCCGGCAAGCAACATCGGATCGCCCTCGGGATCGACCCAGCCCTCGAGGATCGGGTGGACGAGCGTCCCACCGGGGGCGATCTCCGGGACACCCCACTCAAGCTGGCACCCGGCAACCGGGCACCACTCGGGTGCAGTGTTCACGTCGTCAGCGACCACGGTCAGGGTCACCGTCGCGGGCGGCGAGCTGAGTGCGCCGTCGGTGACGCGGTAGCTGAAGCTGGCGGAGCCCGACGCGCCGGACGCTGGCCGAATCATCAGCGATTGCGCGTCAGCCAGCAGCTCCACGGTGCCGAAGGCTTCCGGCAACGGCGACTCGCTGAGCGACTCGGGAACGATCGTGAGAACGTCGCGCTTGTTCGCGTCGTAGTCGTTCAGCAGCACCTGCAGCTGCGCCGGCTCGCTTCCGCGGACGCCAAACGCATCGTCCTGCGCGACAGGCGCGACCTGCTCCGTCACCTCCTCGACGACGACGCTCCCGCGGTCTTCCTTCGGTGGGTCCGAAATCGTCCACTGGGAGAGCGGGATCAACCTGCCGTCGGGCAGCGTCCAGAGCATGCCGCTACGGGTCTCCCCGAGCACCGCGCGCTCCCCATTCGAGAAGAACGTCGGCTCCGGGTCTCCGATGGTCCCTGCGGCTTCGTCGAAGCTCAGCGGTCGGAGCGCTGCCTCGGCCGCGGCGTCGCTTCGCCAGAGCGTTCCGCCTGCCCGGTCGATCCATGCGGCGACGCGCGACCCCCCGACGACACTCGGCCGGGCCGGAACGCCCGCGCTCTCGGCGATCCGCTCGGGTTCGCCCGTGGCCGGCACGCGCCACAGGCCCGCCGTATCGGCGATGAGCGCCGCGGTGCCGCCGCCGGCTCCCGGACCGTCACCGTCACCGCTCCACTGCAGCCGCGCAGCGCCAGCCGCCTCGATCGTCTGTGGGTCGGCGCCCGCGCGAAACACGCGGCCGCTCTCGGGATCGAACAACACCCAGTCGCCGGACACGATGGCGAGCTCGGGCTCGGCGATCCCGGTCGCGGCGGCCGGCAGCGTCACGGCGCTCCGGAACCTGTCGGCCCCGATGTCGTACTGCAGCAGCGTGTCGCTGCTCGCAGAGTAGAGGGCGACGGCGCCGGTCTCGTCGAGCGCCGCCGCGTCGGCGAGGAAGTCGAGCGCGGGATCCTGATCGCCGGCGTCGCCGCCCGCGTCGCCGGCCTCCCTCAGATCGAGCTGCGCGAGCGAGCCCGCGTCCGATCCGATGTAGACCTTTCCCGAGTCCGTGCGCACGAGGAGATGCTCGCCCGCTCCGATGACGTCATCCGCGCCCTCGGGCAGTGGCGTGGCCTCGGACCCGAGCACGGTCGGCTGGCCGCCTCCGTCGGTCGTGTCTTCCTCGCTGTCCGCGGCGCGCTGCGCGGTCGTGCCGCCCTCCGCTTCGCCCTGTGCGCCGCTCGCCCGGTCGTCGGAGAGGTCTTCGGGGCTCGCGGCGTCGATGTGCCAGGCCTGCCCGTTGCCGTGACTGAGCACCACGCTGTCGGCGCCGCGCTGCACCACGCCGGACGGCTCGCTCACCTTGCGGACGGTATCGATCTCGCCGGTCTCGGTGTTCACGCGCGCGTACTGGCCGGCGTCGCGCATGACCCACACGCTCGGCTCGGCACGTGGCGTCTCGCGAGAGTCAAACCCGCTCGAGATCACGCCAACCGTGGCCACCACCGCGACGGCCGCGACCCCAGCGATCCACCCGCGGGCGCGGCCCGAGCCGTTGCCGCGCTCTCGTTCGCGCTGCACCCGCTGGCTCATAGCCCGCCGCCAAGCGTCGCCCACAGCACGGCGCCGATGACGATGACCGCGCCGACGCCGATGCCAGCGCCAAGCAGCCCCGCCTTCACGGGCGACAGCGGCGCCCGGTCGTGAACGACGCCGTCTCGGTCCGCGCCCCTGCGCTCCTCGAGCAGTCTCGCGCGTTCCTCCGCACGCGACGTCGACGCGACCGTGCTCACCACGGGGCCGCGGGTGCCCGCGGGAATGCTCTCAACTCGCGGCAGCCACGCCTCTGCGACAATCTCGAGGGGCGTCACCTCGAAGCCGTAGCGCCGCTGCAGCTCCTGCAGCGCCTCGCCGAACTCGCGCATCGACCCGAACCTGTCGGCCGGCGTCCGTCCCAGCGCGCGCGCCATGACGCGGTCGAACAACTCGTAGCCCTGCGCTCCGGGCACGGGCACGTACTTCGCCTTCGTGATCCGGTCGGCGAGCTTGGACCTCGTGTTCTGCGCGCGATCCGGCAGTTCAAAGGGCGACCTGCCCGCGGCGAACGTGTATAGCGTCGCGCCGAGCGCCCACACCTCGGTCGCAACGGAACCGCTCACCTTCAGGCTGAGCACCTCCGGCGCGGACCACGGAATCGACATCGCGACCTCGGCCTCCTCAGGCTGGCCGCGTTTGGTGACGTAGGCGATGCCGAAGTCGGCGAGCACCGGTTTGCCGAGCGTCGTGAGCAGCACGTTCGACGGCTTGATGTCCCGGTGCAGCACGCCTGCGCGGTGCGCGGTCTCGAGTGCCCCGGCGATGCGGACGCCCGCATCGAGCACGTCCGACAGCTGCGCCGGCTGCCCCTTCGTGAGGGCCCCCATCGAGGCAGGGCAGTACTCCATAGCGATATAGGGCGAGCCATCGAGCGAAATGCTCGCCTGATAGATCGTGACGACCGATGGATGGCTCGAGAGCCGCGCCATCACGTCAGCCTCGCCCTCGAACACCTCGCGGAGCCGTGTCGCGTTCGGGGACCCCTGGCCCGCATCGAGCACCTTCACGGCGACGACGCGCCTGGGCATGTCCTGTTCGTACAGGTGCACCTGCGCGAAGCCACCCGAACCGAGCGGCCGCACGTACGAGAACCCCGGGATGCCGGGCGGTCGGAGCTGCTGCTCGGCCATCTCGCTACTCCACCGAGCGTGCCTGCGCACGGACGATGAATTCGGCGACAAACATACAGCTATCTTACGCAGTGAGCGACGGCGACGCGCCCGGGCCGCACCGGGTTGTGGACAAGTTACGCGCGCTTCACGTCGCCTTCTGCGCCGCTCGGCGACGCGCGAGTCGTCTTCCCCACGCCCCGCAGACAGAGAAACGGCCCCGCCACCGAAGTGGCGGGGCCGTCCCCACTGAAGCGTGACGCCTCGAATCGAACCTTAGAGGCCCGAAACGTCGAGCGGAATGCCAGGACCGAAGGTGGTCGAGACAGCGCCCTTGATGACGTACTTGCCCTTTGCCGATGCAGGCTTGAGACGCACGATCTCGTCGAGAACCGACGAGATGTTGTCGTTGAGCTGCTCAGCCGAGAACGACGCCTTGCCGACGATGAAGTGCACGTTCGCGTGCTTGTCGACGCGGAACTCGATCTTGCCGCCCTTGATGTCGGTGACAGCCTTTGCGGTGTCCATCGTGACGGTGCCGGTCTTCGGGTTCGGCATCAGACCGCGGGGGCCGAGAACCTTACCGAGACGACCGACCTTGCCCATGAGCTCGGGGGTCGCGACAGCCGAATCGAAGTCGGTGTAGCCAGCGGCCACCTTCTCGATGAGCTCGTCGCCGCCGACCTCGTCTGCGCCAGCGGCGAGAGCAGCCTCAGCTGCCGGGCCGTTTGCGAACACGATGACGCGTGCGGTCTTGCCGGTGCCGTGGGGAAGGTTCACGGTGCCGCGAACCATCTGATCGGCCTTACGGGGGTCGACGCCGAGACGAACAGCAACCTCAACGGTCGCGTCGGTCTTTGCCGAACCGGTCTCCTTCGCCAGGGCGACTGCCTCGGCGGGAGTGTAGAACTTGTCTGCCTGAATCTTTGCGGCAGCGGCGCGGTACGCCTTCGACTTCTGTGCCATGTTCGTACCCTTACTCGACCGTGATGCCCATGGAGCGAGCGGTGCCCGCGATGATCTTCGCTGCTGCGTCGATGTCGTTCGCGTTCAGGTCAGCCTTCTTCTGCTCGGCGATCTGGCGAACCTGCTCAGCCGTAACCTTCGCAACCTTGACGGTGTGCGGGGTGCCCGAGCCCTTCTGGACGCCGGCAGCCTTCTTGAGGAGCTCCGCCGCCGGCGGGGTCTTCAGGATGAAGGTGAACGAGCGATCCTCGTAGACAGTGATCTCCACGGGAACAACGTTGCCGCGCTGGGATTCCGTCGCAGCGTTGTACGCCTTGCAGAACTCCATGATGTTGACGCCGTGCTGACCCAGGGCAGGACCCACGGGGGGTGCCGGGTTGGCGGCGCCGGCTGCGATCTGAAGCTTAATCAGACCGGTAACCTTCTTGGCTTTTGCCATGATTGTTTCCTTTCGCCGAACGAGCGCGGTCGCACTCGTTCTCCCGCCTCGCCGGCCGTTCCGGCGCGCGGTGTTGTTGCAGCCGCGATGACTCACGGACACAAACCTCAATAGTTTAGCGGATCGCGCGCGATCCTGCATCCCCGCCCGCCGGTGGATACGCGAACGGCCCGGACCAGATGTTTCCATCTGGTCCGGGCCGTTCATATCTGAGCCGCCTATCGGATTTGAACCGATGACCTGTTCTTTACGAGGGAACTGCTCTACCCCTGAGCTAAGGCGGCCTGGTGCAGCAAGCGCTGCACACAAGCAAAAACTCTAGCACGAATGCCGAGCCAATATTGCGCAGCTAGCTGCAGGTCGCGCCCGAAGCGGGAACCTCGCCCTCGATAAAGTAACGCTCCACCAGGTCATTCACGCAGCCGCTCTGCCCGTAGGCGGTGTGCCCCTCACCCTCAAACCTGACGAGCACGCCGCTCTCAAGCTGCTCGGAAAGGGCCTCGGCCCAGCGGTACGGCGTCGCCGGGTCGCCCGTCGTTCCGATCACGAGAATTGGGTCGGCGCCTGCGGCCTGCACGGCCATGCGCTCCTGCACGCCCTTCACCGGCCACCCCGCGCACGACACGTCACCGAATCCCTGGAATCTCCCGATTGTCGGCGCGATTCGTTCGAGCTCGGCCGCTTGCTCGCGCATGCGTTCCGGATCGATCGAGTTCGGGTAGTCCAGGCAATTGATTGCCTGGAACGCTTCGGTGGAGTTGTCGAGGTACTCGCCGTCGAGACGCCCGTAGTAGGAGTCGGCGAGCGAGAAGGCGACGTCGGCGTTCCCCTCCGCCACGGTCTCGAAGAGCGAGTTGAGGTAGCCCCAGTTCGATTCCGAATAGAGCGGGGTGATGATTGCGGTGAGCATCGTCGATGCGGTGAGCGTGCGGCCGTCGGCGGCGACGATCGGGTGCTCGTCGACGTCGTCGAGCAGGTCACCGATCTGAGCCATGGCCTCGTCGACCGTGCCGCTCAACGGGCAATCCTTGGTCGCGAGGCACGCCTCCGCGTAGCTCCGCAGCGCGAGCTCGAAGCCGCGGGTCTGCTCCTTGACGACGTCAGCCTCGCTCGCCGTCGGGTCGAGCACGCCGTCGAGCACGAGGCGGCCGACCTTCTCGGGGAACATCTCCGCGTAGCGCGCACCGATGTGCGTCCCGTACGAGTAGCCGAGGTAGTTCAGCTGCTCGTCGCCCTGGATCTCGCGGAGCATGTCGAGGTCGCGCACGGTGGACACGGTGTCGACGTGTCCGAGGAGCTCGCCCGTGTTCTCGAGGCACGCCTCGCCAAACCGGCGGGAGGACGCTTCGGCCTCCTCGATCCACTTCGCGCTCCCGCGCTCGGCGGTGCTGTCGCTGACCCCGAAGAGATACTCGTCCATGTCTTGCGCGTCCAAGCATGTCACCGGGCTCGAGGCGCCGACGCCGCGCGGGTCCCAGCCGACGACGTCGAAGCTGCGCTGCAGCGGTGCGCCCGCCGCGGAGTCCAGCGCGTTTCGCACAAAATCGGCGCCGGAGGCTCCGGGGCCGCCGGGGTTCACAAACAGCGTGCCGAGCGGCTCCCCGCTCGTCGCCGGATGCTTCACCATTCGCAGCCGGATCGTCTCGCCCTCGGGGTCATCCCAGTCAAGCGGGGCGCGAACGTCGGCGCATTCAAAGCCCTCGCCGCAGTCCGTCCACTTCGGCGTCTGCTCGCCGTAGGCCCCGCCGACGGGCTTGGCGGGAAGTTCAAGTTCGACCTCAGTTGGCCGTTGCACGGTGGGCTGCAGCAGTTGCCACACGCCGGTCAGCGACACGACGAGCCCGACGATCACGAGCACGACACCGATGACGAGCACCCACCGCTTCCACGGCGAGCGGCGCCGAGGCCCGTCCTGGTCGTCCGGCCACGGAGTGAGTTCTGGCGCGCTCATGACTTCAGCACCCGGTTGTCGGCCATCACAATCCGCGCGAACAGCGCCTCCAGGACCAGGCCGGGAGTGATCGCGCGGCTGAGCCGTTCACGCGCCTCCTCGGTGGCGGAGACCACGGCGAGGGCCTGCTCCGGATTCCAACGCTCGGCGAGGTCTCGGATCGCGGCCCCCGACTCGGCGTTGACGAGCTGCGGCAGCGCCCCGGCCGGACCGGCGTCGTCACCGGCACCCGCGGGCTCGCCGACGGCGCCGAGGGTGGAGAGCAAGACGTCGCGGTAGAGCGACAGCAGATCGGTCAGGATCCGGTCGATGCCGTCGCGCAGGCTTCGCTTGCGCCGCCGCTCCTGATCCTCCTCGAGCGCCTTCATCTGTGAGCGAAGCTTCGGAGGGATGGCGGCGCCCGGCGCGATGCCGAGGTTGCGCATCGCGTCCTCCCGCTCGCTCGCATCGAGCTGTTCCGTGAGCGCGTCGGCGTCGGCCTGTGCAATCGCGACGAGCGAGGCTGCGACCGCCATGGCGTCCCCGAGCGTGTGCGCTGTCAGGGCGCCCGTGATCGACCGCTCGCGGCGGCTCATGGCCTCGGGATCGCTCGCGAGCCGCCGAGCCATACCGATGTGGCTCTGGGCGAGTCGGGCGGCGCGCTCCGCGAGACCGGGTTCGACGCCGTCACGCTCGACGAGCAGCCTGGTCACGTCGGCGACGCTCGGCGTCACGAGCCGAACCGAGCGGGTACGCGAACGGATTGTCGGCAGCAGGTCTGCCTCGCTCGGGGCGCAGAGCACCCAGATGGTGCGCTCAGGCGGCTCCTCGATCGCCTTCAACAGGACGTTCGACGTGTGCTCCGTCATCCGATCCGCATCCTCGATCACGATGACCCGGTAGCGGCCCTCGCTCGGCGCGTAGTGCGCCGTCGTCACGATCTCGCGCGCGCTGTCGATGCGGATCACCGCGGCCTGCGTCGTGAGCGCCGCGAAGTCGGGGTGGGTGCGACCGCGTACCTGGGCAAACACGCGCTCGCGGTCTGCCTCCTCGCGGGCGATCAGCGCGGCGGCGAAACGATAGGCGAGGTTTGAGCGACCGGAACCGGGCGGGCCGGTAATGAGCCAGGCGTGCGCGGGCCCGCCGTCGGGGCCGGCCGCGCGCGACAGCGCCTCGACGGCCGCGGGCTGCCCGACTATCTCAGACCAGAAATCCATGCCGCAAGGCTATCGCCTACCCCTGACGGCGAGACTGGCAATGCGGCGCGGCCACCGGCGGAGGCCCGGCAGACGCGGGAGCACACCGGCAGCACTCCGGTAGTGCTCCGGCACTACTCCGGCAGCACTCCGGCAATACTTCGGCAGTACTCCGGCAGTACTCCGGCAGTACTCCGGCAGATCTGCGGAAGATATGCAGCCTGGGGCGTTCTTGGGGATTGGATTTGCCGATCCCAGGCGGTAAGACCGTTGTGCACGCAGGCGGTACAGCTGTTGCAGGCAGGCGGTACGGCTGTTGCAGGCAGGCAGGCAGGCGGCACGGGCGCTACAGGTCCACGTAGCCGGCCGCTCCCGGAGTCACCGTGGCAGCCCCCGCGCTCAGCTCTGCGGCGAGCGCTTGGAGCCCCGAGATCTCATCCTCGGCGACGGCGAAGCGCTGCAGCACGGTGTCGCTGTAGTCCGCCGTTCCGAC
Protein-coding regions in this window:
- a CDS encoding serine/threonine-protein kinase, whose protein sequence is MAEQQLRPPGIPGFSYVRPLGSGGFAQVHLYEQDMPRRVVAVKVLDAGQGSPNATRLREVFEGEADVMARLSSHPSVVTIYQASISLDGSPYIAMEYCPASMGALTKGQPAQLSDVLDAGVRIAGALETAHRAGVLHRDIKPSNVLLTTLGKPVLADFGIAYVTKRGQPEEAEVAMSIPWSAPEVLSLKVSGSVATEVWALGATLYTFAAGRSPFELPDRAQNTRSKLADRITKAKYVPVPGAQGYELFDRVMARALGRTPADRFGSMREFGEALQELQRRYGFEVTPLEIVAEAWLPRVESIPAGTRGPVVSTVASTSRAEERARLLEERRGADRDGVVHDRAPLSPVKAGLLGAGIGVGAVIVIGAVLWATLGGGL
- the rplA gene encoding 50S ribosomal protein L1, with the protein product MAQKSKAYRAAAAKIQADKFYTPAEAVALAKETGSAKTDATVEVAVRLGVDPRKADQMVRGTVNLPHGTGKTARVIVFANGPAAEAALAAGADEVGGDELIEKVAAGYTDFDSAVATPELMGKVGRLGKVLGPRGLMPNPKTGTVTMDTAKAVTDIKGGKIEFRVDKHANVHFIVGKASFSAEQLNDNISSVLDEIVRLKPASAKGKYVIKGAVSTTFGPGIPLDVSGL
- a CDS encoding AAA family ATPase; this encodes MSTDTSPQRQADSATLTPEQAQWVAQVFEACADSIEQAIHGKRRVVELVLSTVLAGGHVLLEDVPGTGKTALSRALGQVIQGTSSRIQFTPDLLPGDVTGVSVFDQRNGAFEFHAGPIFAHVVLADEINRASPKTQSALLEVMEEGQVTVDGKTHEVGTPFTVIATQNPVEQAGTYRLPEAQLDRFMIKTSIGYPDDAAMMRILQGSRTDREEIRPAVTTAMVTQAQQFARRVHVGPVVADYAVRIVEATRRASEVRLGASVRGTVALVRLASAWAAAHGRHFVTPDDVRDLALVTLAHRLVLEPEAEFDGVTAADIVGRILLDIPLPQENGTS
- a CDS encoding Ig-like domain-containing protein codes for the protein MSQRVQRERERGNGSGRARGWIAGVAAVAVVATVGVISSGFDSRETPRAEPSVWVMRDAGQYARVNTETGEIDTVRKVSEPSGVVQRGADSVVLSHGNGQAWHIDAASPEDLSDDRASGAQGEAEGGTTAQRAADSEEDTTDGGGQPTVLGSEATPLPEGADDVIGAGEHLLVRTDSGKVYIGSDAGSLAQLDLREAGDAGGDAGDQDPALDFLADAAALDETGAVALYSASSDTLLQYDIGADRFRSAVTLPAAATGIAEPELAIVSGDWVLFDPESGRVFRAGADPQTIEAAGAARLQWSGDGDGPGAGGGTAALIADTAGLWRVPATGEPERIAESAGVPARPSVVGGSRVAAWIDRAGGTLWRSDAAAEAALRPLSFDEAAGTIGDPEPTFFSNGERAVLGETRSGMLWTLPDGRLIPLSQWTISDPPKEDRGSVVVEEVTEQVAPVAQDDAFGVRGSEPAQLQVLLNDYDANKRDVLTIVPESLSESPLPEAFGTVELLADAQSLMIRPASGASGSASFSYRVTDGALSSPPATVTLTVVADDVNTAPEWCPVAGCQLEWGVPEIAPGGTLVHPILEGWVDPEGDPMLLAGVEMLRPEDPARAMVTADGRLAVKHLDPNAGASEIMLRVTVRDAHGAEAHRDLQVAVQPNAVAKFVGTAVSTRVGSVSTLNLLARVSGGSGTFVVRDVNVLSGSDRVRATAKPADGTVEIAASSAGQALLSVGLTDVGTGAELTGVVRVTATDGGAALALPPLRAFVRPFADSTIEVLDAIPDASSRALAVASATVVDGQLRAEVIDHSKVRVAGSTEDGAAGRVGAADVVVTEGAAQATGRLTVFQVPESSLGGAVAVADTATVRAGDVVDIRVLDNDVSAPGERLVLHPEITGTGARGELAFASGSVLRYLAPEKAGTYELRYTTYGASSPEASDTGTVTVRVVPKGSNSNPQPRELTTRVSPGGVAEVRVPLSGVDPDGDRVRLTGVSQGEDSHVAAAITPAGNAISVSVSDDAEAGLHTITYAVQDGRGGSGEARIRVIVAAQQETGAPIVSSDYVRVALGSDAPVTISPLDNDIDPAGGSLSILTVEPNLPGGSKHPDYARAAARIDLSEMKRGRVSVAPGAEPGTVSYRYTVKSGASSSTADGLILVQTSDRVGSQAPSVTDTVMSVRDRHDLARGGVDVVTDKVRWAAGDVAGLKLSLWEGAKPGYTVKGNRILGEYKPGGDLVAFKLSGTDAAGTKVTSYGFLIVPPLDDLRLTLRQGLSPLSVDENKTVQATVPALVDLGAGDTVELKQGAFPVGRSSARCEATSPDTLQYAAGAEAPWSDVCVIDVRLAGQSTWTSLPVPVTIVPREPVVKLEPLTRTVSPGATESIDLSDMVRWEGNRAGDASKLKFSVAGSSSMFDVRASGASVAVEARADATPGSQENLTVTVAGAGESRSQLVLRVGQVPRDTPRGATVDLRCTVGSSCATTVIGAAGEYDPFAGKRGGGLKLDTVTSAGCAVATVRRASDTGIAVAWADDRGPGGRCTVGFTVRDAQGRLGEGSIELDAQGVPRAPASVTPTGASADSVTLSVALNPQSAHPAVSGVELVTSGGATAGSCSLAGSSATCTVSGLQPGKANQQTYFARAVNGVGPSDRTANGATTWAYAPPSAPKVEATPVRDTSNTSTTQGKVEVRISGSDSARTFRLTAGDHTAVEVGRRSVQQLPVGSQTLTVIPEDGEIPPGYSGSGQGSAGTAVVTVAGAPIAAASRIVPDAAGAGTATVEYAEWGLNHAPGIEYTFGLAREGAGPARCSQKSPTFTGLTRFSQYSGVMCATTDFGTTTAQLSSVWVGGSPEAPVLTQGYVVAPDATGTGRVREYAGIAAQPTFSGTHSAARLYFSTGDVDTLTRAPIAGALTVKQCVGAPAAGRCSPEVQVTPRDSGPTGVRVTQLVECVPAGADPAASFQIEGTAPGAPVFTVTGSDVEVAWPGGQWNPVTFQGAACAVP